From a region of the Salarias fasciatus chromosome 6, fSalaFa1.1, whole genome shotgun sequence genome:
- the myh10 gene encoding myosin-10 isoform X3, whose translation MSQRSGQEDPERYLFVDRAVVYNPAAQADWTAKRLVWIPSERHGFEAASIREERGEEVVVELAENGKKAIVNKDDIQKMNPPKFSKVEDMAELTCLNEASVLHNLKDRYYSGLIYTYSGLFCVVINPYKNLPIYSENIIEMYRGKKRHEMPPHIYAISESAYRCMLQDREDQSILCTGESGAGKTENTKKVIQYLAHVASSHKGRKDHNIPPESPKPVKLQGELERQLLQANPILESFGNAKTVKNDNSSRFGKFIRINFDVTGYIVGANIETYLLEKSRAIRQAKDERTFHIFYQLLAGAGEHLKSDLLLEGFNNYRFLSNGNIPIPGQQDKDNFQETMEAMHIMSFGHEEILAMLKVVSSVLQFGNIVFKKERNSDQASMPDNTAAQKLCHLLGMNVMEFTRAILSPRIKVGRDYVQKAQTKEQADFAVEALAKATYERLFRWLVHRINRALDRTKRQGASFIGILDIAGFEIFQLNSFEQLCINYTNEKLQQLFNHTMFILEQEEYQREGIEWSFIDFGLDLQPCIDLIERPANPPGVLALLDEECWFPKATDKTFVDKLIQEQGTHTKFQKPRQLKDKADFCIIHYAGRVDYKADEWLMKNMDPLNDNVATLLHQSTDKFVAELWKDEIQTIQRASFYDNVTSLDEPAVDRIVGLDQVAGMNETAFGATYKTKKGMFRTVGQLYKESLTKLMATLRNTNPNFVRCIIPNHEKRAGKLEPHLVLDQLRCNGVLEGIRICRQGFPNRIVFQEFRQRYEILTPNAIPKGFMDGKQACERMIHALELDPNLFRIGQSKIFFRTGVLAHLEEERDLKITDIIVYFQSVCRGYLARKAFAKKQQQLSALKVLQRNCAAYLKLRHWQWWRLFTKVKPLLQVTRQEEELQAKDEELVKVKERQLKVENELVEMERKHQQLIEEKNILAEQLHAETELFAEAEEMRVRLLSRKQELEEILHDLESRVEEEEERNQSLQNEKKKMQSHIQDLEEQLDEEEAARQKLQLDKVTAEAKIKKMEEDILLLEDQNSKFLKEKKLLEDRIAEMTSQLTEEEEKAKNLSKVKNKQEMVMVDLEERLKKEEKTRQELEKTKRKLDAENTDLQDQIAELQAQVEELKVQLAKKEEELQAALARSDEETLQKNNALKQVRELQAQLAELQEDLESEKMCRSKAEKLKRDLSEELEALKTELEDTLDTTAAQHELRTKREQEVAELKKAIDEETKNHEAQVQDMRQRHATALEELSEQLEQAKRLKANLEKSKQCLEGDNKELAGEVKSLQQAKTESEYKRKKLDSQLQEFMARATEVERVKGELAERSHKLQSELDNVSALLEEAEKKSVKLAKEVDNLNGKLQDSEELRQEETRQKLNLSGQIRQLEVEKNTLLEQQEEDEEARRSLEKQLQMVQAQLFEAKKKLEDDVGSMESLEEAKRKLQKDVELAGQRLEEKTMAMDKMEKTKNRLQQELDDQTVDLDHQRQIVSNLEKKQKKFDQMLAEEKTISARYAEERDRAEAEAREKETKALSMARELEEALEAKEELERFNKQLRAEMEDLMSSKDDVGKNVHELEKSKRTLEQQVEEMRTQLEELEDELQATEDAKLRLEVNMQAMKAQFDRDLQARDEQGEEKKRALVKQAREMEAELEDERKQRSVAVAAKKKLEMDLNEVEGQIEAANKGRDEAIKQLRKIQAQMKDYQRELEEARASRDEIFTQSKENEKKLKSLEAEILQLQEDHAASERARRHAEQERDELADEISNSASGKSSLLEEKRRLEARIAQLEEELEEEQGNMELLNDRFRKTTVQVDTLNTELAAERSAAQKSESARQQMERQNKELKAKLAELEGAVKSKFKASITALEAKILQLEEQLEQEAKERAAANKIVRRTEKKLKEVMMQVEDERRHADQYKEQMEKANSRMKQLKRQLEEAEEEATRANASRRKLQRELDDATEASEGLTREVTSLKNRLRRGGPVSSFSSGRSGRRNLNLDGASVDMSDDDADSRASDFNETQASNME comes from the exons ATCGAGAGGACCAATCCATTCTTTGCAC aggcgagtcgggagCCGGCAAGacggaaaacacaaaaaaggtcATTCAGTACCTGGCACATGTTGCCTCCTCCCACAAAGGAAGAAAAGATCACAACATTCCT CCAGAATCACCTAAACCAGTGAAACTACAG GGCGAGTTGGAACGTCAGCTCCTGCAAGCCAATCCGATTCTGGAATCTTTTGGGAACGCGAAGACTGTGAAAAATGACAACTCGTCACGTTTT GGGAAATTCATCCGGATCAACTTTGACGTCACCGGGTACATCGTCGGGGCCAATATTGAGACCT ACCTGCTGGAGAAATCCAGAGCTATTCGTCAAGCCAAAGATGAGCGCACCTTCCACATTTTCTACCAGCTGCTGGCCGGAGCTGGAGAACATCTCAAAT cggaCCTGCTGTTGGAAGGTTTCAATAACTACCGCTTCCTGTCCAACGGAAACATCCCGATCCCGGGCCAGCAGGACAAAGACAACTTCCAAGAGACCATGGAGGCCATGCACATCATGAGCTTTGGCCATGAGGAAATTCTGG CCATGTTGAAGGTGGTTTCCTCGGTGCTTCAGTTTGGGAACATCGTCTTCAAAAAGGAGAGGAACTCTGACCAAGCCTCCATGCCAGACAACACTG CTGCTCAGAAGCTGTGTCATCTGCTGGGAATGAACGTGATGGAGTTCACCAGAGCCATCCTCTCACCGAGGATCAAAGTGGGACGAGACTACGTGCAGAAAGCGCAGACTAAAGAGCAG GCTGACTTTGCTGTTGAGGCCCTGGCTAAAGCAACATACGAGCGTCTGTTTCGCTGGCTGGTTCACCGCATTAACAGAGCTCTGGACAGAACCAAACGGCAGGGTGCTTCCTTCATTGGCATCCTGGATATCGCTGGTTTTGAGATTTTCCAG ctgaactcCTTCGAGCAGCTGTGCATCAACTACACCAacgagaagctgcagcagctcttcaaCCACACCATGTTCatcctggagcaggaggagtacCAGAGGGAGGGCATCGAGTGGAGCTTCATCGACTTCGGCCTCGACCTGCAGCCCTGCATCGACCTCATCGAGAGGCCT GCGAACCCTCCAGGAGTGTTAGCCCTGCTGGATGAGGAGTGCTGGTTCCCCAAGGCCACGGACAAGACGTTCGTGGACAAGCTCATCCAGGAGCAGGGCACACACACCAAGTTTCAGAAGCCGCGCCAACTCAAAGACAAGGCCGACTTCTGCATCATCCACTACGCTGGCAGG GTCGACTACAAGGCAGACGAGTGGCTGATGAAGAACATGGATCCCCTGAACGACAACGTGGCCACTCTCCTGCACCAGTCCACCGACAAATTTGTGGCCGAGCTGTGGAAAGACG AGATTCAGACCATTCAAAGGGCCTCATTCTATGACAATGTCACTAGTCTGGATGAGCCGGCAG tcgACCGCATCGTGGGCCTGGACCAGGTGGCGGGAATGAACGAGACGGCGTTCGGCGCCACCTACAAAACGAAGAAGGGGATGTTCCGCACCGTGGGGCAGCTCTACAAAGAGTCGCTCACCAAACTCATGGCCACGCTGAGGAACACCAACCCCAACTTCGTCCGCTGCATCATCCCCAACCATGAGAAACGA GCTGGTAAACTGGAGCCtcacctggtcctggaccagctgCGGTGTAACGGCGTCCTGGAGGGGATTCGTATCTGCAGACAGGGCTTCCCCAACCGAATCGTCTTCCAGGAGTTCAGACAGAG ATATGAGATCCTGACGCCCAACGCCATCCCCAAAGGATTCATGGATGGAAAACAGGCCTGTGAGAGAATG ATTCACGCTCTGGAGCTCGATCCCAACCTGTTCCGAATCGGTCAGAGTAAGATCTTCTTCAGGACGGGCGTTCTGGctcatctggaggaggagagagacctGAAGATAACGGACATCATCGTCTACTTCCAGTCCGTGTGTCGTGGATACTTGGCGCGGAA AGCCTTTgcgaagaagcagcagcagctgagtgcCCTGAAGGTTTTACAGAGGAACTGCGCTGCGTATTTGAAGCTGCGACACTGGCAGTGGTGGAGGCTCTTCACCAAG GTGAAGCCGCTGCTGCAGGTcaccagacaggaggaagagctgcaaGCCAAAGACGAAGAGCTGGTGAAGGTGAAGGAGCGGCAGCTCAAAGTGGAGAACGAGCTCGTGGAGATGGAGAGGAAACACCAGCAG CTGATAGAAGAGAAGAATATCCTGGCGGAGCAGCTCCACGCCGAGACGGAGCTGTTTGCAGAAGCTGAAGAGATGAGGGTTCGTCtgctctccaggaagcaggaactGGAAGAGATCCTCCACGACCTGGAGtcccgggtggaggaggaggaagagaggaaccAGAGCCTGCagaatgagaagaagaagatgcaGTCTCACATCCAG gacctggaggagcagctggacgaGGAGGAAGCAGCGAGGCAGAAGCTTCAGCTGGACAAAGTGACGGCTGAAGCAAAGATCAAGAAGATGGAGGAAGACATCCTGCTGCTGGAAGACCAAAACTCCAAGTTTCTCAAG gagaagaagctgctggaggacagaatCGCTGAAATGACCTCCCAGCtgacagaagaggaggagaaagcgaAGAATCTCAGCAAGGTCAAGAACAAGCAGGAGATGGTCATGGTCGACCTGGAGG AGCGtctgaagaaggaggagaaaacgCGGCAGGAGTTGGAAAAGACGAAGCGTAAGCTGGATGCCGAGAACAccgacctgcaggaccagatcGCGGAGCTCCAGGctcaggtggaggagctgaaggtccAGCTGGCCaagaaggaagaggagctgcaggctgctctgGCCAG GAGCGACGAGGAGACGCTCCAGAAGAACAACGCCTTGAAGCAGGTCCGGGAGCTGCAGGCGCAGCTGgccgagcttcaggaggacctGGAGTCTGAGAAAATGTGTCGCAGCAAGGCGGAAAAGCTGAAGCGGGACCTGAGCGAGGAGCTGGAAGCTCTGAagacggagctggaggacaCGCTGGACACCACCGCCGCCCAGCACGAGCTCAG GACCAAACGGGAACAAGAGGTGGCCGAGCTGAAGAAGGCCATCGACGAGGAGACCAAAAACCACGAGGCGCAGGTCCAGGATATGAGACAGAGACACGCCACGGCCCTGGAGGAGCTGtccgagcagctggagcaggccAAGAGG TTGAAGGCCAACCTGGAAAAGAGCAAGCAGTGTCTGGAGGGTGACAACAAGGAGCTGGCCGGCGAGGTGAAGAGCCTGCAGCAGGCCAAGACCGAGTCCGAGtacaagaggaagaagctggacTCCCAGCTGCAGGAGTTCATGGCCAGAGCCACCGAGGTGGAGCGGGTCAAAGGAGAGCTGGCGGAGCGCTCACACAAgctgcag TCTGAACTGGACAACGTGTCGGCGCTGTTGGAAGAGGCCGAGAAGAAGAGCGTCAAACTGGCCAAAGAGGTGGACAACCTGAACGGCAaactgcaggactcagag GAGCTCCGGCAGGAGGAGACCCGTCAGAAGCTCAACCTGAGCGGCCAGATCCgccagctggaggtggagaagaacactctgctggagcagcaggaggaagacgaggaggccCGGCGCAGcctggagaagcagctgcagatggTGCAggctcag ctgtttgaggcAAAGAAAAAGCTGGAGGACGACGTTGGATCGATGGAGAGCCTGGAGGAGGCCAAGAGGAAGCTCCAGAAGGACGTGGAGCTCGCCGGCCAGCGGCTGGAGGAGAAGACGATGGCCATGGACAAGATGGAGAAGACCAAGAACcgactgcagcaggagctggacgACCAGACGGTGGACCTGGACCACCAGAGGCAGATCGTCTCCAAcctggagaagaagcagaagaagtttGACCAG ATGCTGGCCGAGGAGAAGACCATCTCCGCTCGCTACGCCGAGGAGCGCGATCGCGCCGAGGCCGAAGCCAGAGAGAAGGAGACCAAGGCTCTGTCCATGgccagggagctggaggaggcactGGAGGccaaagaggagctggagaggttCAACAAGCAGCTCCGCGCCGAGATGGAGGACCTGATGAGCTCCAAGGACGACGTGGGGAAGAAT GTCCACGAGCTGGAGAAATCCAAGCGGacgctggagcagcaggtggaggagatgagaacccagctggaggagctggaggacgagctgcaggccaCAGAAGACGCCAAACTCCGCCTGGAGGTCAACATGCAGGCCATGAAGGCCCAGTTTGACCGAGACCTGCAGGCCCGGGACGagcagggagaggagaagaagagggcgCTGGTCAAACAG gcgcGTGAGAtggaggctgagctggaggacgagaggaagcagaggagcgTGGCTGTCGCCGccaagaagaagctggagatGGACCTGAACGAGGTGGAGGGTCAGATCGAAGCCGCCAACAAAGGAAGGGACGAAGCCATCAAGCAGCTGAGGAAGATCCAG gcTCAGATGAAGGACTatcagagggagctggaggaggccagAGCGTCCAGAGACGAAATCTTCACTCAGTCCAAGGAGAACGAGAAGAAGCTAAAGAGCCTGGAAGCGGaaatcctgcagctccaggag GACCACGCGGCGTCGGAGCGAGCCCGTCGACACGCCGAGCAGGAGCGGGACGAGCTGGCCGACGAGATCTCCAACAGCGCCTCCGGGAA gtcgtctctgctggaggagaagaggaggctggaggctcGCATcgcccagctggaggaggagctggaggaggagcagggcaACATGGAGCTCCTCAACGACCGCTTCAGGAAGACCACGGTTCAG GTCGACACCTTGAACACCGAGCTGGCTGCAGAGCGCAGCGCCGCCCAGAAGAGTGAGAGCGCTCGGCAGCAGATGGAGCGGCAGAACAAG GAGTTGAAAGCAAAGCTGGCGGAGCTGGAAGGAGCCGTGAAGTCCAAGTTCAAGGCGTCCATCACTGCTCTGGAGGCCaaaatcctgcagctggaggagcagctggagcaggaggccaA GGAACGAGCAGCGGCCAACAAGATCGTCCGGCGCACCgagaagaagctgaaggaggtgATGATGCAGGTGGAGGACGAGCGTCGCCATGCCGACCAGTACAAGGAGCAG ATGGAAAAGGCCAACTCCCGCATGAAGCAGCTGAAAcgtcagctggaggaggcggaggaggaagccACCCGCGCCAACGCCTCccgcaggaagctgcagagggagctggaCGACGCCACCGAGGCCAGCGAGGGCCTCACCCGGGAGGTGACGTCTCTGAAGAACCGCCTCAG GCGCGGCGGCCCcgtcagcagcttctcctccggCCGCTCGGGCCGCCGCAACCTCAACCTGGACGGCGCCTCGGTCGACATGTCGGACGACGACGCCGACAGCCGCGCCAGCGACTTCAATGAGACGCAGGCGTCCAACATGGAGTGA
- the myh10 gene encoding myosin-10 isoform X5, producing the protein MSQRSGQEDPERYLFVDRAVVYNPAAQADWTAKRLVWIPSERHGFEAASIREERGEEVVVELAENGKKAIVNKDDIQKMNPPKFSKVEDMAELTCLNEASVLHNLKDRYYSGLIYTYSGLFCVVINPYKNLPIYSENIIEMYRGKKRHEMPPHIYAISESAYRCMLQDREDQSILCTGESGAGKTENTKKVIQYLAHVASSHKGRKDHNIPGELERQLLQANPILESFGNAKTVKNDNSSRFGKFIRINFDVTGYIVGANIETYLLEKSRAIRQAKDERTFHIFYQLLAGAGEHLKSDLLLEGFNNYRFLSNGNIPIPGQQDKDNFQETMEAMHIMSFGHEEILAMLKVVSSVLQFGNIVFKKERNSDQASMPDNTAAQKLCHLLGMNVMEFTRAILSPRIKVGRDYVQKAQTKEQADFAVEALAKATYERLFRWLVHRINRALDRTKRQGASFIGILDIAGFEIFQLNSFEQLCINYTNEKLQQLFNHTMFILEQEEYQREGIEWSFIDFGLDLQPCIDLIERPANPPGVLALLDEECWFPKATDKTFVDKLIQEQGTHTKFQKPRQLKDKADFCIIHYAGRVDYKADEWLMKNMDPLNDNVATLLHQSTDKFVAELWKDEIQTIQRASFYDNVTSLDEPAVDRIVGLDQVAGMNETAFGATYKTKKGMFRTVGQLYKESLTKLMATLRNTNPNFVRCIIPNHEKRAGKLEPHLVLDQLRCNGVLEGIRICRQGFPNRIVFQEFRQRYEILTPNAIPKGFMDGKQACERMIHALELDPNLFRIGQSKIFFRTGVLAHLEEERDLKITDIIVYFQSVCRGYLARKAFAKKQQQLSALKVLQRNCAAYLKLRHWQWWRLFTKVKPLLQVTRQEEELQAKDEELVKVKERQLKVENELVEMERKHQQLIEEKNILAEQLHAETELFAEAEEMRVRLLSRKQELEEILHDLESRVEEEEERNQSLQNEKKKMQSHIQDLEEQLDEEEAARQKLQLDKVTAEAKIKKMEEDILLLEDQNSKFLKEKKLLEDRIAEMTSQLTEEEEKAKNLSKVKNKQEMVMVDLEERLKKEEKTRQELEKTKRKLDAENTDLQDQIAELQAQVEELKVQLAKKEEELQAALARSDEETLQKNNALKQVRELQAQLAELQEDLESEKMCRSKAEKLKRDLSEELEALKTELEDTLDTTAAQHELRTKREQEVAELKKAIDEETKNHEAQVQDMRQRHATALEELSEQLEQAKRLKANLEKSKQCLEGDNKELAGEVKSLQQAKTESEYKRKKLDSQLQEFMARATEVERVKGELAERSHKLQSELDNVSALLEEAEKKSVKLAKEVDNLNGKLQDSEELRQEETRQKLNLSGQIRQLEVEKNTLLEQQEEDEEARRSLEKQLQMVQAQLFEAKKKLEDDVGSMESLEEAKRKLQKDVELAGQRLEEKTMAMDKMEKTKNRLQQELDDQTVDLDHQRQIVSNLEKKQKKFDQMLAEEKTISARYAEERDRAEAEAREKETKALSMARELEEALEAKEELERFNKQLRAEMEDLMSSKDDVGKNVHELEKSKRTLEQQVEEMRTQLEELEDELQATEDAKLRLEVNMQAMKAQFDRDLQARDEQGEEKKRALVKQAREMEAELEDERKQRSVAVAAKKKLEMDLNEVEGQIEAANKGRDEAIKQLRKIQAQMKDYQRELEEARASRDEIFTQSKENEKKLKSLEAEILQLQEDHAASERARRHAEQERDELADEISNSASGKSSLLEEKRRLEARIAQLEEELEEEQGNMELLNDRFRKTTVQVDTLNTELAAERSAAQKSESARQQMERQNKELKAKLAELEGAVKSKFKASITALEAKILQLEEQLEQEAKERAAANKIVRRTEKKLKEVMMQVEDERRHADQYKEQMEKANSRMKQLKRQLEEAEEEATRANASRRKLQRELDDATEASEGLTREVTSLKNRLRRGGPVSSFSSGRSGRRNLNLDGASVDMSDDDADSRASDFNETQASNME; encoded by the exons ATCGAGAGGACCAATCCATTCTTTGCAC aggcgagtcgggagCCGGCAAGacggaaaacacaaaaaaggtcATTCAGTACCTGGCACATGTTGCCTCCTCCCACAAAGGAAGAAAAGATCACAACATTCCT GGCGAGTTGGAACGTCAGCTCCTGCAAGCCAATCCGATTCTGGAATCTTTTGGGAACGCGAAGACTGTGAAAAATGACAACTCGTCACGTTTT GGGAAATTCATCCGGATCAACTTTGACGTCACCGGGTACATCGTCGGGGCCAATATTGAGACCT ACCTGCTGGAGAAATCCAGAGCTATTCGTCAAGCCAAAGATGAGCGCACCTTCCACATTTTCTACCAGCTGCTGGCCGGAGCTGGAGAACATCTCAAAT cggaCCTGCTGTTGGAAGGTTTCAATAACTACCGCTTCCTGTCCAACGGAAACATCCCGATCCCGGGCCAGCAGGACAAAGACAACTTCCAAGAGACCATGGAGGCCATGCACATCATGAGCTTTGGCCATGAGGAAATTCTGG CCATGTTGAAGGTGGTTTCCTCGGTGCTTCAGTTTGGGAACATCGTCTTCAAAAAGGAGAGGAACTCTGACCAAGCCTCCATGCCAGACAACACTG CTGCTCAGAAGCTGTGTCATCTGCTGGGAATGAACGTGATGGAGTTCACCAGAGCCATCCTCTCACCGAGGATCAAAGTGGGACGAGACTACGTGCAGAAAGCGCAGACTAAAGAGCAG GCTGACTTTGCTGTTGAGGCCCTGGCTAAAGCAACATACGAGCGTCTGTTTCGCTGGCTGGTTCACCGCATTAACAGAGCTCTGGACAGAACCAAACGGCAGGGTGCTTCCTTCATTGGCATCCTGGATATCGCTGGTTTTGAGATTTTCCAG ctgaactcCTTCGAGCAGCTGTGCATCAACTACACCAacgagaagctgcagcagctcttcaaCCACACCATGTTCatcctggagcaggaggagtacCAGAGGGAGGGCATCGAGTGGAGCTTCATCGACTTCGGCCTCGACCTGCAGCCCTGCATCGACCTCATCGAGAGGCCT GCGAACCCTCCAGGAGTGTTAGCCCTGCTGGATGAGGAGTGCTGGTTCCCCAAGGCCACGGACAAGACGTTCGTGGACAAGCTCATCCAGGAGCAGGGCACACACACCAAGTTTCAGAAGCCGCGCCAACTCAAAGACAAGGCCGACTTCTGCATCATCCACTACGCTGGCAGG GTCGACTACAAGGCAGACGAGTGGCTGATGAAGAACATGGATCCCCTGAACGACAACGTGGCCACTCTCCTGCACCAGTCCACCGACAAATTTGTGGCCGAGCTGTGGAAAGACG AGATTCAGACCATTCAAAGGGCCTCATTCTATGACAATGTCACTAGTCTGGATGAGCCGGCAG tcgACCGCATCGTGGGCCTGGACCAGGTGGCGGGAATGAACGAGACGGCGTTCGGCGCCACCTACAAAACGAAGAAGGGGATGTTCCGCACCGTGGGGCAGCTCTACAAAGAGTCGCTCACCAAACTCATGGCCACGCTGAGGAACACCAACCCCAACTTCGTCCGCTGCATCATCCCCAACCATGAGAAACGA GCTGGTAAACTGGAGCCtcacctggtcctggaccagctgCGGTGTAACGGCGTCCTGGAGGGGATTCGTATCTGCAGACAGGGCTTCCCCAACCGAATCGTCTTCCAGGAGTTCAGACAGAG ATATGAGATCCTGACGCCCAACGCCATCCCCAAAGGATTCATGGATGGAAAACAGGCCTGTGAGAGAATG ATTCACGCTCTGGAGCTCGATCCCAACCTGTTCCGAATCGGTCAGAGTAAGATCTTCTTCAGGACGGGCGTTCTGGctcatctggaggaggagagagacctGAAGATAACGGACATCATCGTCTACTTCCAGTCCGTGTGTCGTGGATACTTGGCGCGGAA AGCCTTTgcgaagaagcagcagcagctgagtgcCCTGAAGGTTTTACAGAGGAACTGCGCTGCGTATTTGAAGCTGCGACACTGGCAGTGGTGGAGGCTCTTCACCAAG GTGAAGCCGCTGCTGCAGGTcaccagacaggaggaagagctgcaaGCCAAAGACGAAGAGCTGGTGAAGGTGAAGGAGCGGCAGCTCAAAGTGGAGAACGAGCTCGTGGAGATGGAGAGGAAACACCAGCAG CTGATAGAAGAGAAGAATATCCTGGCGGAGCAGCTCCACGCCGAGACGGAGCTGTTTGCAGAAGCTGAAGAGATGAGGGTTCGTCtgctctccaggaagcaggaactGGAAGAGATCCTCCACGACCTGGAGtcccgggtggaggaggaggaagagaggaaccAGAGCCTGCagaatgagaagaagaagatgcaGTCTCACATCCAG gacctggaggagcagctggacgaGGAGGAAGCAGCGAGGCAGAAGCTTCAGCTGGACAAAGTGACGGCTGAAGCAAAGATCAAGAAGATGGAGGAAGACATCCTGCTGCTGGAAGACCAAAACTCCAAGTTTCTCAAG gagaagaagctgctggaggacagaatCGCTGAAATGACCTCCCAGCtgacagaagaggaggagaaagcgaAGAATCTCAGCAAGGTCAAGAACAAGCAGGAGATGGTCATGGTCGACCTGGAGG AGCGtctgaagaaggaggagaaaacgCGGCAGGAGTTGGAAAAGACGAAGCGTAAGCTGGATGCCGAGAACAccgacctgcaggaccagatcGCGGAGCTCCAGGctcaggtggaggagctgaaggtccAGCTGGCCaagaaggaagaggagctgcaggctgctctgGCCAG GAGCGACGAGGAGACGCTCCAGAAGAACAACGCCTTGAAGCAGGTCCGGGAGCTGCAGGCGCAGCTGgccgagcttcaggaggacctGGAGTCTGAGAAAATGTGTCGCAGCAAGGCGGAAAAGCTGAAGCGGGACCTGAGCGAGGAGCTGGAAGCTCTGAagacggagctggaggacaCGCTGGACACCACCGCCGCCCAGCACGAGCTCAG GACCAAACGGGAACAAGAGGTGGCCGAGCTGAAGAAGGCCATCGACGAGGAGACCAAAAACCACGAGGCGCAGGTCCAGGATATGAGACAGAGACACGCCACGGCCCTGGAGGAGCTGtccgagcagctggagcaggccAAGAGG TTGAAGGCCAACCTGGAAAAGAGCAAGCAGTGTCTGGAGGGTGACAACAAGGAGCTGGCCGGCGAGGTGAAGAGCCTGCAGCAGGCCAAGACCGAGTCCGAGtacaagaggaagaagctggacTCCCAGCTGCAGGAGTTCATGGCCAGAGCCACCGAGGTGGAGCGGGTCAAAGGAGAGCTGGCGGAGCGCTCACACAAgctgcag TCTGAACTGGACAACGTGTCGGCGCTGTTGGAAGAGGCCGAGAAGAAGAGCGTCAAACTGGCCAAAGAGGTGGACAACCTGAACGGCAaactgcaggactcagag GAGCTCCGGCAGGAGGAGACCCGTCAGAAGCTCAACCTGAGCGGCCAGATCCgccagctggaggtggagaagaacactctgctggagcagcaggaggaagacgaggaggccCGGCGCAGcctggagaagcagctgcagatggTGCAggctcag ctgtttgaggcAAAGAAAAAGCTGGAGGACGACGTTGGATCGATGGAGAGCCTGGAGGAGGCCAAGAGGAAGCTCCAGAAGGACGTGGAGCTCGCCGGCCAGCGGCTGGAGGAGAAGACGATGGCCATGGACAAGATGGAGAAGACCAAGAACcgactgcagcaggagctggacgACCAGACGGTGGACCTGGACCACCAGAGGCAGATCGTCTCCAAcctggagaagaagcagaagaagtttGACCAG ATGCTGGCCGAGGAGAAGACCATCTCCGCTCGCTACGCCGAGGAGCGCGATCGCGCCGAGGCCGAAGCCAGAGAGAAGGAGACCAAGGCTCTGTCCATGgccagggagctggaggaggcactGGAGGccaaagaggagctggagaggttCAACAAGCAGCTCCGCGCCGAGATGGAGGACCTGATGAGCTCCAAGGACGACGTGGGGAAGAAT GTCCACGAGCTGGAGAAATCCAAGCGGacgctggagcagcaggtggaggagatgagaacccagctggaggagctggaggacgagctgcaggccaCAGAAGACGCCAAACTCCGCCTGGAGGTCAACATGCAGGCCATGAAGGCCCAGTTTGACCGAGACCTGCAGGCCCGGGACGagcagggagaggagaagaagagggcgCTGGTCAAACAG gcgcGTGAGAtggaggctgagctggaggacgagaggaagcagaggagcgTGGCTGTCGCCGccaagaagaagctggagatGGACCTGAACGAGGTGGAGGGTCAGATCGAAGCCGCCAACAAAGGAAGGGACGAAGCCATCAAGCAGCTGAGGAAGATCCAG gcTCAGATGAAGGACTatcagagggagctggaggaggccagAGCGTCCAGAGACGAAATCTTCACTCAGTCCAAGGAGAACGAGAAGAAGCTAAAGAGCCTGGAAGCGGaaatcctgcagctccaggag GACCACGCGGCGTCGGAGCGAGCCCGTCGACACGCCGAGCAGGAGCGGGACGAGCTGGCCGACGAGATCTCCAACAGCGCCTCCGGGAA gtcgtctctgctggaggagaagaggaggctggaggctcGCATcgcccagctggaggaggagctggaggaggagcagggcaACATGGAGCTCCTCAACGACCGCTTCAGGAAGACCACGGTTCAG GTCGACACCTTGAACACCGAGCTGGCTGCAGAGCGCAGCGCCGCCCAGAAGAGTGAGAGCGCTCGGCAGCAGATGGAGCGGCAGAACAAG GAGTTGAAAGCAAAGCTGGCGGAGCTGGAAGGAGCCGTGAAGTCCAAGTTCAAGGCGTCCATCACTGCTCTGGAGGCCaaaatcctgcagctggaggagcagctggagcaggaggccaA GGAACGAGCAGCGGCCAACAAGATCGTCCGGCGCACCgagaagaagctgaaggaggtgATGATGCAGGTGGAGGACGAGCGTCGCCATGCCGACCAGTACAAGGAGCAG ATGGAAAAGGCCAACTCCCGCATGAAGCAGCTGAAAcgtcagctggaggaggcggaggaggaagccACCCGCGCCAACGCCTCccgcaggaagctgcagagggagctggaCGACGCCACCGAGGCCAGCGAGGGCCTCACCCGGGAGGTGACGTCTCTGAAGAACCGCCTCAG GCGCGGCGGCCCcgtcagcagcttctcctccggCCGCTCGGGCCGCCGCAACCTCAACCTGGACGGCGCCTCGGTCGACATGTCGGACGACGACGCCGACAGCCGCGCCAGCGACTTCAATGAGACGCAGGCGTCCAACATGGAGTGA